The proteins below are encoded in one region of Neisseria bacilliformis:
- a CDS encoding helix-turn-helix domain-containing protein — protein sequence MDETQNSPHAYRMIFAQNIRQIRRMKEISQEELAFAANISRVYIGEVERGSRNVTIDVMGRISDALEVPLDKLLLQDLTKIG from the coding sequence ATGGATGAAACACAAAACTCCCCGCACGCGTATCGGATGATCTTCGCGCAAAACATCAGGCAAATAAGGAGAATGAAGGAAATCTCCCAAGAAGAATTGGCTTTTGCTGCGAATATCAGCAGGGTTTATATCGGAGAAGTGGAGCGTGGAAGCAGAAATGTAACCATCGACGTAATGGGCAGAATATCCGATGCTTTGGAAGTTCCTTTGGACAAACTGCTGTTACAGGATTTGACAAAAATCGGATAA
- a CDS encoding hemerythrin domain-containing protein has translation MNLFNTKSVTFDEPVEMLYACHGKVRRFCEQVGMLDNYIAEHGRNDIVMQAVRQIAQYFNVAAPLHHEDEEQDFFPLLLRYAPQAQADVDELLRQHGLLHANWSAVAAEFAKLEADAAYRPDAAAFKAFTDGYAVHLALEEGLFELGKTHIPADELARIGKNMARRRKG, from the coding sequence ATGAATCTTTTCAACACAAAAAGCGTAACATTCGACGAGCCGGTGGAAATGCTCTACGCCTGCCACGGCAAAGTGCGCCGCTTCTGCGAACAGGTCGGCATGCTCGACAACTACATCGCCGAACACGGCCGTAACGACATCGTGATGCAGGCCGTGCGCCAGATCGCCCAGTATTTCAACGTTGCCGCCCCGCTGCACCACGAAGACGAAGAACAGGACTTCTTCCCGCTGCTGCTGCGTTACGCGCCGCAGGCGCAGGCCGACGTGGACGAACTCCTGCGCCAGCACGGCCTGCTGCACGCCAACTGGTCTGCTGTGGCCGCCGAGTTCGCCAAACTCGAAGCCGACGCGGCCTACCGCCCCGACGCCGCCGCCTTCAAAGCCTTCACCGACGGCTACGCCGTGCATCTGGCCCTGGAAGAAGGGCTGTTCGAGCTGGGCAAAACCCACATCCCCGCCGACGAGCTGGCGCGCATCGGCAAAAACATGGCGCGGCGCAGGAAAGGGTAG
- the pyrC gene encoding dihydroorotase — protein MQTLTITRPDDMHLHLRDGDALQAVAPYTARQMGRAVIMPNLKPPVATVADALAYKQRILAALPEGSRFEPMMTLYLTDKATPELVREAKAAGIAAFKLYPAGATTNSDSGVTDLFKLIPVLEEMARQGVLFLVHGEVTDPEIDIFDREAAFIERVMKPVLAQVPNLKVVFEHITTAEAARLVLEAGDNVAATVTPQHLLLNRNDLLVGGVRPHHFCLPVLKRETHRQALVAAVTGEKSHKFFLGTDSAPHEKAAKENACGCAGMFSAMTAIELYAEVFEQAGALDKLEAFASKNGARFYGIPENSGTITLVKQPQQIPESIPYGSGRLVPMRAGQTVGWTVQY, from the coding sequence ATGCAAACCCTCACCATCACCCGCCCCGACGACATGCACCTGCACCTGCGCGACGGCGACGCACTCCAAGCCGTCGCCCCCTACACCGCCCGCCAGATGGGGCGTGCCGTGATTATGCCCAACCTCAAACCGCCCGTCGCCACCGTTGCCGACGCGCTCGCCTACAAACAGCGCATCCTCGCCGCCCTGCCCGAGGGCAGCCGCTTCGAGCCGATGATGACGCTTTACCTCACCGACAAAGCCACGCCCGAACTCGTGCGCGAGGCCAAAGCCGCCGGCATCGCCGCCTTCAAACTCTACCCCGCAGGCGCGACCACCAATTCCGATTCCGGCGTAACCGACCTGTTCAAACTCATTCCCGTGTTGGAAGAAATGGCGCGGCAGGGCGTGCTGTTTCTCGTCCACGGCGAAGTAACCGACCCCGAAATCGACATTTTCGACCGCGAAGCCGCCTTTATCGAGCGCGTGATGAAACCCGTTTTGGCGCAAGTGCCGAACCTGAAAGTCGTATTCGAGCACATCACCACCGCCGAAGCCGCGCGGCTGGTGCTGGAAGCGGGCGACAACGTGGCCGCCACCGTAACCCCGCAACACCTGCTGCTCAACCGCAACGACCTCCTGGTCGGCGGCGTGCGCCCGCACCATTTCTGCCTGCCCGTGCTCAAACGCGAAACCCACCGCCAAGCCCTCGTCGCCGCCGTTACCGGCGAAAAATCGCACAAATTCTTCCTCGGCACAGATTCCGCCCCGCACGAAAAAGCCGCCAAAGAAAACGCCTGCGGCTGCGCCGGCATGTTCAGCGCAATGACCGCCATCGAGCTTTACGCCGAAGTATTCGAGCAGGCCGGCGCATTGGACAAACTCGAAGCCTTCGCCTCGAAAAACGGCGCGCGCTTTTACGGCATTCCCGAAAACAGCGGCACCATCACGCTGGTAAAACAGCCGCAGCAGATTCCCGAAAGCATCCCCTACGGCAGCGGCCGGCTCGTCCCCATGCGTGCGGGTCAGACCGTGGGCTGGACGGTGCAATACTGA
- a CDS encoding YihY family inner membrane protein, whose protein sequence is MPLPRLRQALRRSRTLGFAAFLCRRFDALEVPQVAASLTFTTLLALVPVLTVALYVLSAFPMYDRLAAAVLHFIDSNLVPQGAGAVRGYLATFQSNAANLTAIGLAFLALTSLLLIRTIDHTFNRIWQVQNLRPLWMQFLVYWLLLAFAPLAVGAGLAAWEILIKDNILSAQNPLSEALRTLAAAAGGTLALFLLYRLVPNRHVPARHALTGAAATAVLLEMLRRGFAWYIGTFNSYTLIYGAFAAIPVFLLWLNLVWTLLLTGAVFTSSLSYWQGDAFRTTYGARTRFDDVLKILLLLHRAQSQSRSLRIQDFRRRISMGYDELGDLLDTLARHGYVCSGRRGWALKTDAARIRLADLFALFVYRPAPPGQDRIADAVSRLLAPALANMDTSLEAFAAVQTENGTEAV, encoded by the coding sequence ATGCCCCTCCCCCGTCTCCGCCAAGCCCTGCGCCGCTCGCGCACGCTCGGTTTCGCCGCCTTCCTCTGCCGCCGCTTCGACGCGCTCGAAGTGCCGCAAGTGGCCGCCAGCCTCACCTTCACCACCCTGCTGGCACTCGTGCCCGTGCTCACCGTCGCCCTCTACGTCCTCTCCGCCTTCCCTATGTACGACCGCCTCGCCGCCGCCGTGCTCCACTTCATCGACAGCAACCTCGTCCCCCAGGGCGCAGGCGCGGTGCGCGGCTACCTCGCCACCTTCCAAAGCAACGCCGCCAACCTCACCGCCATCGGCCTCGCCTTCCTCGCCCTCACCTCCCTGCTGCTCATCCGCACCATCGACCACACCTTCAACCGCATCTGGCAGGTGCAAAACCTGCGCCCCTTATGGATGCAGTTTCTTGTTTACTGGCTGCTGCTCGCCTTCGCCCCCCTGGCCGTCGGCGCGGGGCTGGCCGCCTGGGAAATCCTCATCAAAGACAACATCCTCTCCGCGCAAAACCCCCTCTCCGAAGCCCTGCGCACCCTCGCCGCCGCCGCCGGCGGCACCCTCGCCCTCTTCCTCCTCTACCGCCTCGTCCCCAACCGCCACGTTCCCGCCCGCCACGCCCTCACCGGCGCGGCCGCCACCGCCGTCCTGCTCGAAATGCTGCGGCGCGGCTTCGCCTGGTACATCGGCACCTTCAACAGCTACACCCTCATTTACGGCGCGTTCGCCGCCATCCCCGTCTTCCTCCTCTGGCTCAACCTCGTCTGGACCCTGCTGCTCACCGGCGCAGTGTTCACCTCCTCCCTCTCCTACTGGCAGGGCGACGCCTTCCGCACCACCTACGGCGCGCGCACCCGCTTCGACGACGTACTCAAAATCCTCCTCCTGCTCCACCGCGCCCAAAGCCAAAGCCGCAGCCTGCGCATCCAAGACTTCCGCCGCCGCATCAGCATGGGCTACGACGAACTGGGCGACCTGCTCGACACACTCGCCCGCCACGGCTACGTTTGCAGCGGCCGGCGCGGCTGGGCGCTCAAAACCGACGCCGCCCGCATCCGCCTCGCCGACCTCTTCGCCCTCTTCGTCTACCGCCCCGCCCCCCCGGGCCAAGACCGCATAGCCGACGCCGTCTCCCGCCTCCTCGCCCCCGCCCTCGCCAACATGGACACCAGCCTCGAAGCCTTCGCCGCCGTCCAAACCGAAAACGGCACAGAGGCCGTCTGA
- the aspS gene encoding aspartate--tRNA ligase, with the protein MRTNYCGLISEQYLDQTVTVKGWVHRRRDHGGVIFIDLRDREGIVQVVIDPDTPEAFKLADSARNEYVLSITGRVRNRPEGTTNDKMVSGKIEILAKEIEILNPAATPPFMIDDENISETVRLQNRVIDLRRPVMQRNLRLRYQVAMGVRRYLDAQGFIDIETPMLTRSTPEGARDYLVPSRVHPGEFFALPQSPQLFKQLLMVAGFDRYYQITKCFRDEDLRADRQPEFTQIDLETSFLNEDEIMDITEGMAKQVFKEALGVELGDFPRMPYSEAMFYYGSDKPDMRINLKFTELTDLMKTEEFKVFRGAADMKGGRVVALRVPNGAKLSRKEIDEYTQFVGIYGAKGLAYIKVNDVSNLSNGENSGLQSPIVKFLSESSLHEIIKRTGAQNGDIIFFGADKAKVVNEAIGALRIKIGKEHGAENGYFVDEWKPLWVVDFPMFEYDEENDRWAAMHHPFTSPKPGHEDLMESDPENCLARAYDMVLNGWEIGGGSIRIHRADIQEKVFAALKISPEEQQEKFGFLLDNLKFGAPPHGGLAFGLDRLVTLMTGAESIRDVIAFPKTQRAQCLLTNAPGAVDDKQLRELGLRLRQKAAESKEV; encoded by the coding sequence ATGCGTACCAACTATTGCGGCTTAATCAGCGAACAATATCTCGACCAAACCGTAACCGTGAAAGGCTGGGTGCACCGCCGGCGCGACCACGGCGGGGTGATTTTCATCGACCTGCGTGACCGCGAAGGCATCGTCCAAGTCGTGATTGACCCCGATACGCCCGAAGCGTTCAAGCTGGCCGATTCTGCCCGCAACGAATACGTTTTGAGCATCACCGGCCGCGTGCGCAACCGCCCCGAAGGCACGACCAACGACAAAATGGTGTCCGGCAAAATCGAGATTTTGGCCAAAGAAATCGAAATCCTGAACCCCGCCGCCACGCCGCCGTTCATGATTGACGACGAAAACATCAGCGAAACCGTGCGCCTGCAAAACCGCGTCATCGACCTGCGCCGCCCCGTGATGCAGCGCAACCTGCGCCTGCGTTATCAGGTAGCCATGGGCGTGCGCCGCTATTTGGACGCGCAAGGCTTCATCGATATCGAAACCCCGATGCTGACCCGCTCCACCCCCGAAGGCGCGCGCGACTATCTCGTGCCGAGCCGCGTTCATCCGGGCGAGTTTTTCGCTTTGCCGCAATCGCCGCAATTGTTCAAACAACTGTTGATGGTGGCAGGTTTCGACCGCTACTACCAAATCACCAAATGCTTCCGCGACGAAGATTTGCGTGCCGACCGTCAGCCCGAATTCACCCAAATCGACTTGGAAACCTCGTTCTTGAACGAGGATGAAATCATGGACATCACCGAAGGCATGGCCAAACAGGTATTCAAAGAAGCTTTGGGCGTGGAACTGGGCGATTTCCCGCGTATGCCCTATTCCGAAGCCATGTTCTACTACGGCTCCGACAAGCCCGATATGCGCATCAACCTGAAATTCACCGAGCTGACCGATTTGATGAAAACGGAAGAGTTCAAAGTGTTCCGTGGCGCTGCCGATATGAAAGGCGGCCGCGTGGTGGCTCTGCGCGTGCCGAACGGCGCGAAACTCAGCCGCAAGGAAATCGACGAATACACCCAATTTGTCGGCATCTACGGCGCGAAAGGCCTGGCCTACATCAAGGTGAACGATGTAAGCAATTTGAGCAACGGCGAAAACAGCGGTTTGCAGTCACCCATCGTTAAATTCTTGTCTGAAAGCAGCCTGCACGAAATCATTAAGCGCACCGGCGCGCAAAACGGCGACATCATCTTCTTCGGCGCAGACAAAGCCAAAGTGGTGAACGAAGCCATCGGCGCATTGCGGATTAAAATCGGCAAAGAACACGGCGCAGAAAATGGTTACTTCGTGGACGAATGGAAACCGCTGTGGGTGGTGGATTTCCCGATGTTCGAATACGACGAGGAAAACGACCGCTGGGCCGCCATGCACCACCCGTTCACCTCGCCCAAACCCGGCCACGAAGACCTGATGGAATCCGACCCTGAAAACTGCCTGGCTCGCGCCTACGACATGGTGCTAAACGGCTGGGAAATCGGCGGCGGCTCTATCCGTATCCACCGTGCCGACATTCAGGAAAAAGTGTTCGCCGCGCTCAAAATCAGCCCCGAAGAGCAGCAGGAAAAATTCGGCTTCCTCTTGGACAACCTCAAATTCGGCGCGCCCCCGCACGGCGGCCTCGCCTTCGGTTTGGACAGGCTGGTAACCCTGATGACCGGCGCAGAATCCATCCGCGACGTCATCGCCTTCCCCAAAACCCAGCGCGCCCAATGCCTGCTCACCAACGCCCCCGGCGCAGTGGACGACAAGCAACTGCGCGAACTCGGCCTGCGCCTGCGGCAGAAAGCGGCGGAGAGTAAAGAAGTCTAG
- a CDS encoding subtype B tannase: MPFKPFALAALTALATHAQAADLDFSKQPYTAQTAEVNGQTVQYRAFENIPYVKNPVEADYQTINIYIPEAYFNGGSVNGYTAATAPVFLPNRIGGYMPAKAGVPGKGGHGQSKGADAMQTALARGLVVASPGARGRTSSTGKAPAAIVDLKAAVRYLKANDRAMPGDARKIISNGTSAGGALSVLLGASANQADYEGSLKALGAAEADDSIFAVSAYCPISILDHADAAYEWQFNGVNDYQKMDISMLDYKVERKLVKGTLNEAEQSLSGRLKPLFAPYLNSLKLKDAQGRVLTLDKNGNGSFKNYVASFLAKSAQGQLDAGKNLSDRRWLTVKNGKVSAVDFDKYAAAAGRQKTPPAFDAVDLSAGENQLFGSATQDTRHFTEFGAQNSTVKGAGRADAQTVKMMNPMHYIAKTPTQHWRIRVGTADRDTSLAVSAILAAKLQNSGKSVDYALPWDVPHSGDYDLDELFAWVDKVAKGK, encoded by the coding sequence ATGCCATTCAAACCCTTTGCCCTTGCCGCCCTTACCGCGCTGGCCACCCACGCGCAGGCGGCGGATTTGGATTTTTCCAAACAGCCCTACACCGCGCAAACCGCCGAGGTAAACGGCCAAACCGTGCAGTACCGCGCCTTTGAAAACATCCCCTATGTGAAAAACCCCGTCGAAGCCGACTATCAGACCATCAACATCTACATCCCCGAAGCCTATTTCAACGGCGGCAGCGTCAACGGCTACACCGCTGCCACCGCGCCCGTGTTCCTGCCCAACCGGATCGGCGGCTACATGCCCGCCAAAGCCGGCGTGCCGGGCAAAGGCGGCCACGGCCAAAGCAAAGGCGCGGACGCGATGCAGACCGCCCTCGCACGAGGCCTCGTCGTCGCCAGCCCCGGCGCGCGCGGGCGCACTTCGTCCACCGGCAAAGCCCCCGCCGCCATCGTCGATCTGAAAGCCGCCGTGCGCTACCTCAAAGCCAACGACCGCGCCATGCCGGGCGACGCGCGCAAAATCATCTCCAACGGCACCAGCGCGGGCGGCGCGTTGTCGGTTCTGCTCGGCGCGTCCGCCAATCAGGCCGACTACGAAGGCAGCCTGAAAGCTCTCGGCGCGGCTGAAGCCGACGACAGCATCTTCGCCGTGTCCGCCTACTGCCCGATTTCGATACTCGACCATGCCGACGCGGCCTACGAATGGCAGTTCAACGGCGTAAACGACTATCAGAAAATGGACATCTCCATGCTCGATTACAAAGTCGAACGCAAGCTGGTCAAAGGCACGCTCAACGAAGCCGAACAATCCCTTTCAGGCCGTCTGAAACCGCTGTTCGCCCCCTATCTCAACAGCCTCAAACTCAAAGACGCGCAAGGCCGAGTGCTCACGCTCGACAAAAACGGCAACGGCAGCTTCAAAAACTACGTCGCCTCCTTCCTGGCCAAATCCGCGCAAGGGCAGCTTGACGCAGGCAAAAACCTCTCCGACCGCCGCTGGCTCACCGTGAAAAACGGCAAAGTAAGCGCCGTGGATTTCGACAAATACGCAGCCGCCGCAGGCCGCCAGAAAACCCCGCCCGCCTTTGATGCCGTGGATTTGTCTGCCGGCGAAAACCAGCTTTTCGGCAGCGCAACGCAAGACACGCGCCACTTCACCGAGTTCGGCGCGCAAAACAGCACCGTCAAAGGCGCGGGCAGAGCCGACGCGCAAACCGTGAAAATGATGAACCCCATGCACTACATCGCCAAAACGCCCACGCAGCACTGGCGCATCCGTGTCGGCACCGCCGACCGCGACACCTCGCTGGCCGTGAGCGCGATTCTGGCCGCCAAACTGCAAAACAGCGGCAAATCCGTCGATTACGCCCTGCCGTGGGACGTGCCGCACAGCGGCGATTACGATTTGGACGAGCTGTTTGCCTGGGTGGACAAAGTGGCCAAAGGAAAATAG
- a CDS encoding Ivy family c-type lysozyme inhibitor → MPAMPRLARIAAVLALMLAVSAPAAAKSVEIEWMADRHLSELLKKPAYRQVWRSQILSEIPAEDQVWIEDALSSSGPHGEIRINGQRYLASTLRHPRDDNKLYILINEQRAVAAHAQFHEADRMPAHNESGKRTEAFTLRYYGRPDQAEKEALRELMFQEWKAEAEKNARQNRAP, encoded by the coding sequence ATGCCCGCCATGCCCCGCCTTGCCCGAATTGCCGCCGTCCTTGCCCTGATGCTGGCCGTTTCCGCTCCCGCCGCCGCCAAATCCGTAGAAATCGAATGGATGGCCGATCGCCATCTGTCCGAGCTGCTCAAAAAACCCGCCTACCGCCAAGTCTGGCGCAGCCAAATCCTGTCCGAAATCCCCGCAGAAGATCAGGTTTGGATTGAAGACGCCCTGAGTTCGAGCGGCCCCCACGGCGAAATAAGGATAAACGGCCAACGCTATCTCGCTTCCACCCTGCGCCATCCACGCGACGACAACAAGCTCTATATCCTAATCAACGAGCAACGTGCCGTGGCGGCACACGCGCAGTTTCACGAAGCGGACCGGATGCCTGCACACAACGAATCCGGAAAACGCACCGAAGCCTTCACCCTCCGCTACTACGGCCGGCCCGACCAAGCCGAAAAAGAAGCCCTGAGAGAGCTGATGTTTCAGGAATGGAAAGCGGAAGCAGAAAAAAACGCCCGGCAAAACCGAGCACCATAG
- a CDS encoding Ivy family c-type lysozyme inhibitor yields MTRTLKTLAVLTLALSVAAPTAAKSAQTGQASQQVSEKDANTYLFYLLEKPAYRKVWRSQIVPHTPQSDRYWIKDADGPTVPKGAITVDGKRYIVTTMCQPHNCISNSIYILLNKQRAVVLHVERNGTQEILATRYYGKPTDAEKAALQKLAADEEEK; encoded by the coding sequence ATGACCCGCACCCTAAAAACCCTTGCCGTCCTCACCCTCGCGCTGTCCGTTGCCGCCCCCACCGCCGCCAAGTCCGCGCAAACCGGCCAGGCATCTCAACAGGTCAGCGAAAAAGACGCCAACACCTACCTGTTCTACCTGCTGGAAAAACCCGCCTACCGCAAAGTGTGGCGCAGCCAAATCGTGCCACACACGCCCCAAAGCGACAGATATTGGATTAAAGACGCCGATGGCCCCACCGTCCCCAAAGGTGCGATAACTGTGGACGGCAAACGCTACATCGTCACCACCATGTGCCAGCCGCACAACTGCATCAGCAACAGCATCTACATCCTGCTGAACAAACAGCGCGCCGTGGTGCTGCATGTCGAAAGAAACGGCACCCAAGAAATCCTCGCCACCCGTTACTACGGCAAACCCACTGATGCCGAAAAAGCCGCCCTGCAGAAACTCGCCGCCGACGAAGAAGAAAAATAA
- a CDS encoding MarR family transcriptional regulator, which yields MSFSHTELSKRFALLAGSLPEFNLPRTLTAQLLRVTAECLSTHMNRCLKAEGITESLWYALLFVYVSPNREIMPSHLSDLLNLTRTSATRLADEMSARGWIRRERGGNNCDRRQILLRLTPEGEAFIRKIQPLITAKRDRIWAGFTDADHAELQHLLGRLLEKFKD from the coding sequence ATGAGTTTTTCCCACACCGAACTGAGCAAACGCTTCGCCCTCCTCGCCGGCAGCCTGCCCGAATTCAACCTTCCCCGCACCCTCACCGCCCAACTGCTGCGCGTAACCGCCGAATGCCTCAGCACCCACATGAACCGCTGCCTCAAAGCCGAAGGCATCACCGAAAGCCTGTGGTACGCCCTCCTCTTCGTCTACGTCAGCCCCAACCGCGAAATCATGCCCTCCCACCTGAGCGACCTGCTCAACCTCACCCGCACCAGCGCCACCCGCCTGGCCGACGAAATGTCCGCGCGCGGCTGGATACGGCGCGAACGCGGCGGCAACAACTGCGACCGCCGCCAAATCCTCCTGCGCCTCACCCCCGAAGGCGAAGCCTTCATCCGCAAAATCCAGCCCCTCATCACCGCCAAACGCGACCGCATCTGGGCCGGTTTCACCGACGCCGACCACGCCGAACTGCAACACCTCCTCGGCCGCCTGCTCGAAAAATTCAAAGACTGA
- the pepN gene encoding aminopeptidase N: MSKTVHYLKDYQAPAHSVSRTDLTFDIQESHTDITARLAMRGERAGAPLVLDGTAELISFKINGEDVPYTLDNGRLTVAAPPEGEFAVDIRTCVKPSENKTLMGLYESGGNLYTQCEPEGFRKITFYPDRPDVMARFSTTIIADEKRYPVLLSNGNKVGGGRFSDGRHWAKWEDPFKKPCYLFALVAGDLVCTADRFLTRSGRSVAIEFFTRKEDAIKVRFGIESLKHAMKWDETRFGLEYDLDVYMVVAVGDFNMGAMENKGLNIFNTACVLADSRTATDADFERVEGVIAHEYFHNWTGNRVTCRDWFQLSLKEGLTVFRDQEFSADRASRAVRRIENVSRLRAFQFPEDAGPMAHPVRPASYEDMNNFYTMTVYEKGAEVVRMYHTFLSEAGFQDGMKLYFQRHDGQAVTCDDFRAAMADADGFDFNRFALWYSQAGTPVLDVSGRLKDENFVLNVKQTVPPTPDMAAKQPMQMPLKTGLIGRDGASLEFEYQGKRGREAVLMLTEAEQEFVLGGVAQDAVPSLLRGFSAPVRLNYAYTDAELALLLAHDPDPFARWEAGQTLLRRAVSANIAAAAENRPLPDHAALLEALGHVLAADIDPAYKAVLLAVPPEAELWSDMENFDPLAVHRARKALLDLIAARFLNEFHALNQTAREREEACPNPYEYAPEPAGWRALRNVCRAFILRADPAHIELAARNYGAMAHNMTHEWGIMSAVNSNPSPLRDELLARFGAKFAADPLAMDKYFVLTASSRRADTPAQIQAALRHPQYNAQNPNKVRALIGAFARNVPHFHAADGAGYRFLADKIIETDRFNPSLAAGLARAFNLCRRLEPQRQKLMQAELQRIAAVADLSAETGEIVGKILA, translated from the coding sequence ATGAGTAAAACCGTACATTATCTGAAAGACTACCAAGCCCCCGCCCATTCGGTTTCCCGCACCGATTTAACCTTCGACATCCAAGAGAGCCACACCGACATCACCGCCCGCCTCGCCATGCGCGGCGAGCGCGCGGGCGCGCCGCTGGTGTTGGACGGCACGGCGGAGCTTATATCGTTCAAAATCAACGGTGAAGACGTGCCCTACACGCTGGACAACGGCCGGCTCACCGTGGCCGCGCCGCCCGAGGGTGAGTTTGCCGTTGACATCCGCACCTGCGTGAAGCCGTCTGAAAACAAAACCCTGATGGGGCTTTACGAGAGCGGCGGCAATCTTTACACCCAGTGCGAGCCGGAGGGCTTCCGCAAAATCACCTTCTATCCCGACCGCCCCGACGTGATGGCCAGGTTTTCCACCACCATCATTGCCGACGAAAAACGCTATCCGGTGCTGCTCTCCAACGGCAACAAAGTGGGCGGCGGCCGCTTTTCAGACGGCCGCCACTGGGCCAAATGGGAAGACCCGTTCAAAAAGCCGTGCTACCTCTTCGCGCTGGTGGCGGGCGATTTGGTCTGCACCGCCGACCGTTTCCTTACCCGCAGCGGCCGCAGCGTGGCCATCGAATTTTTCACCCGCAAAGAAGACGCAATCAAGGTGCGCTTCGGCATCGAGTCGCTCAAACACGCGATGAAATGGGACGAAACCCGCTTCGGCCTCGAATACGATTTGGACGTTTACATGGTCGTGGCCGTGGGCGACTTCAACATGGGCGCGATGGAAAACAAGGGCTTGAACATTTTCAACACCGCCTGCGTGCTGGCCGACAGCCGCACCGCCACCGATGCCGACTTCGAGCGCGTCGAAGGCGTGATTGCCCACGAATACTTCCACAACTGGACGGGCAACCGCGTAACCTGCCGCGACTGGTTCCAGCTCTCCCTCAAAGAGGGTCTCACCGTGTTCCGCGACCAGGAATTCTCCGCCGACCGCGCCAGCCGCGCCGTGCGCCGCATCGAAAACGTTTCCCGCCTGCGCGCCTTCCAGTTTCCCGAAGACGCCGGCCCGATGGCGCACCCCGTGCGCCCCGCCAGCTATGAAGACATGAACAACTTCTACACCATGACCGTCTATGAAAAAGGCGCGGAAGTGGTGCGCATGTACCACACCTTCCTCAGCGAAGCGGGCTTCCAAGACGGCATGAAACTGTATTTCCAACGCCACGACGGCCAAGCCGTAACCTGCGACGACTTCCGCGCCGCCATGGCCGACGCCGACGGCTTCGATTTCAACCGGTTTGCCCTGTGGTACAGCCAGGCCGGCACGCCCGTTTTGGACGTTTCAGGCCGTCTGAAAGACGAAAATTTCGTCCTCAACGTGAAACAGACCGTGCCGCCCACCCCCGACATGGCCGCCAAACAGCCCATGCAGATGCCGCTCAAAACCGGCCTCATCGGCCGCGACGGCGCAAGCCTCGAATTCGAATACCAAGGCAAACGCGGCCGCGAAGCCGTGCTCATGCTCACCGAAGCCGAACAGGAATTCGTCCTCGGCGGCGTGGCGCAGGACGCCGTCCCCTCCCTGCTGCGCGGCTTCTCCGCCCCCGTGCGCCTCAATTACGCCTACACCGACGCCGAACTCGCCCTGCTGCTCGCGCACGATCCCGACCCCTTCGCCCGCTGGGAAGCCGGCCAAACCCTGTTGCGCCGCGCCGTGTCCGCCAACATCGCCGCCGCCGCCGAAAACCGCCCGCTGCCCGACCATGCCGCCCTGCTCGAAGCCCTCGGCCACGTCCTCGCCGCCGACATCGACCCCGCCTACAAAGCCGTGCTGCTTGCCGTGCCGCCCGAAGCCGAGCTGTGGTCGGACATGGAAAACTTTGACCCGCTCGCCGTCCACCGCGCCCGCAAAGCCCTGCTCGACCTTATCGCCGCACGCTTCCTCAACGAATTCCACGCCCTCAACCAAACCGCCCGCGAGCGCGAAGAAGCCTGCCCCAACCCCTACGAATACGCCCCCGAACCCGCCGGCTGGCGCGCCCTGCGCAACGTCTGCCGCGCCTTCATCCTGCGCGCCGACCCCGCCCACATCGAACTCGCCGCCCGCAACTACGGCGCGATGGCGCACAACATGACCCACGAATGGGGCATCATGAGCGCAGTCAACAGCAACCCCTCGCCCCTGCGCGACGAACTGCTTGCCCGCTTCGGCGCAAAATTCGCTGCCGACCCGCTGGCGATGGACAAATACTTCGTCCTCACCGCCTCCTCCCGCCGCGCAGATACCCCCGCGCAGATACAGGCCGCCCTGCGACACCCGCAGTACAACGCGCAAAACCCCAACAAAGTCCGCGCCCTCATCGGCGCGTTCGCCCGCAACGTGCCGCACTTCCACGCCGCTGACGGCGCGGGCTACCGTTTTCTGGCCGACAAAATCATCGAAACCGACCGCTTCAACCCCTCCCTGGCCGCCGGTCTCGCCCGCGCCTTCAACCTCTGCCGCCGCCTCGAACCCCAGCGGCAGAAACTGATGCAGGCCGAGCTCCAACGCATCGCCGCCGTGGCAGACCTCTCCGCCGAAACCGGCGAAATCGTCGGCAAAATCCTCGCCTGA